The following are encoded in a window of Sinomonas cyclohexanicum genomic DNA:
- a CDS encoding ABC transporter permease: protein MILEAVRFALTGIWANKMRSVLTTLGIVIGISAVITLLAVGAGTSNMIKDQIGKLGTNVLTVNRSVATGGRTTGGSATATRTRSTFLTAADQQSLDDPVLAPDVSTSAPVVQAQSVTATLGTSTHSISSTLGTTPPYFGITAFTAAAGRVLDGSDAGQRVVVLGNSVAADLAQNVSTLVGQTVSLNSQNFTVVGVLAPKGTSGLNDPDDVAMVPIDTAEGTFTGYTQSLSSIAVQAKSADVMTEAQNEIQQILDARHQVTADTRDYQVRNQAQVLSTATSTTQTLTILLSAVAGISLLVGGIGVMNIMLVTVTERTREIGIRKAIGASRGNIVLQFLVESLIISILGGVAGILIGFGASSFQLFGIQPEVQWWTVWLSVAVSAGIGLVFGIYPANKAAKLRPIDALRYE, encoded by the coding sequence ATGATCCTCGAGGCCGTCCGGTTCGCCCTGACCGGCATCTGGGCGAACAAGATGCGCTCCGTCCTCACGACCCTCGGAATCGTGATCGGCATCAGCGCCGTGATCACGCTCCTGGCCGTCGGCGCGGGCACGTCGAACATGATCAAGGACCAGATCGGCAAGCTCGGCACCAACGTGCTCACCGTGAACCGCTCGGTCGCCACCGGCGGGCGCACCACCGGGGGAAGCGCGACGGCGACCCGCACCCGCTCCACGTTCCTCACCGCGGCGGACCAGCAGTCATTGGACGATCCCGTGCTCGCGCCCGACGTGTCCACGAGCGCCCCGGTGGTGCAGGCGCAGTCCGTGACGGCGACGCTGGGCACCTCGACCCACTCGATCTCCTCGACCCTGGGCACGACGCCGCCGTACTTCGGCATCACGGCGTTCACCGCCGCCGCCGGCCGGGTGCTGGACGGCTCGGACGCGGGACAGCGCGTCGTCGTGCTCGGAAACAGCGTCGCCGCCGACCTCGCGCAGAACGTGTCCACCCTCGTGGGACAGACCGTGTCCCTGAACAGCCAGAACTTCACCGTGGTGGGCGTCCTCGCGCCCAAGGGAACGAGCGGTCTCAACGACCCGGACGACGTGGCGATGGTCCCCATCGACACCGCCGAGGGCACGTTCACCGGGTACACGCAGAGCCTGTCCTCGATCGCGGTGCAGGCCAAGAGCGCGGACGTCATGACCGAGGCGCAGAACGAGATCCAGCAGATCCTCGACGCCCGCCACCAGGTCACCGCGGACACGCGCGACTACCAGGTCCGCAACCAGGCCCAGGTCCTCTCGACGGCCACATCCACTACCCAGACGCTGACCATCCTGCTCAGCGCCGTGGCGGGGATCAGCCTCCTCGTGGGCGGGATCGGCGTCATGAACATCATGCTCGTGACCGTCACCGAGCGGACCCGCGAGATCGGCATCCGCAAGGCCATCGGGGCGAGCCGCGGGAACATCGTCCTGCAGTTCCTCGTCGAGTCCCTCATCATCTCGATCCTCGGCGGGGTCGCGGGCATCCTGATCGGGTTCGGCGCCTCGAGCTTCCAGCTCTTCGGCATCCAGCCCGAGGTGCAGTGGTGGACCGTGTGGCTGTCCGTGGCCGTGTCCGCCGGGATCGGCCTCGTGTTCGGCATCTACCCCGCCAACAAGGCCGCCAAGCTCCGCCCCATCGACGCCCTCCGCTACGAATAG
- a CDS encoding bifunctional phosphatase PAP2/diacylglycerol kinase family protein, with the protein MASSQRIRRLRPPGLPFHAVQRMDTALVARVARLPHGPWDPGLSWLTQAATHSKLWIGIAMVLALKKGNPRRAAAHGLIAVGLASAGVNLLAKRLLPRARPLPESLPIHRFRNPQPTSSSLPSGHSASAAAFATGVGLVSPALGAALAPVAAAVAYSRVHTGAHWPSDVVFGSACGVGAALATRSWWTRAEEAPPHRATPVSAPPLPEGEGLAVVVNPASGPDSVEPTQEVAALLSRATIHEIAEGDDVGDLARILAATEGVRALGVWGGDGTVGAVAGVCAAEGLPLAVLAGGTFNHFARDVDALDAEPVAEAIASGHAIRCDLGRVAVMRGSRESPEEAEAVMLNTASVGIYPNLVRRRDHIMRRLPWLPKRGAGALAALRTFALASPTTVAIDGTRRHVWTLFIGRGRYWPRDLAPLERPVVDDGALDLRAVSARPRFARLRLLAALATGTVERSPVTQEWVARSIAFEACDEPLVLAVDGEVITGVVRAELRVAPGALTVYSPSGGL; encoded by the coding sequence ATGGCGAGCTCGCAGCGGATCCGCCGCCTTAGGCCACCCGGCCTCCCATTCCATGCCGTCCAGCGCATGGATACGGCCCTCGTCGCCCGTGTGGCGAGGCTGCCGCACGGACCATGGGACCCCGGTCTCTCCTGGCTCACCCAGGCCGCGACGCACTCCAAGCTGTGGATCGGGATCGCCATGGTCCTAGCCCTGAAGAAGGGCAATCCGCGGCGGGCGGCCGCCCACGGGCTCATCGCGGTGGGGCTCGCCTCGGCTGGAGTCAACCTCCTCGCCAAGCGGCTCCTCCCGCGCGCCCGGCCCCTCCCCGAGAGCCTGCCGATCCACCGCTTCCGCAACCCCCAGCCCACGAGCTCCTCGCTCCCGAGCGGCCACTCCGCCTCGGCCGCGGCGTTCGCCACGGGGGTGGGCCTCGTGAGCCCGGCCCTCGGCGCCGCCCTCGCGCCCGTCGCCGCCGCGGTGGCGTACTCCCGGGTCCACACCGGCGCGCACTGGCCGAGCGACGTGGTGTTCGGCTCGGCCTGCGGGGTGGGCGCCGCCCTCGCGACGCGTTCGTGGTGGACCCGCGCCGAGGAGGCGCCGCCGCACCGCGCCACGCCCGTCTCTGCGCCGCCCCTCCCCGAGGGCGAGGGCCTCGCCGTCGTCGTGAATCCCGCGAGCGGTCCGGACTCGGTCGAGCCCACGCAGGAGGTCGCGGCGCTGCTCTCTCGCGCCACCATCCATGAGATCGCGGAGGGCGACGACGTCGGCGACCTCGCCCGCATCCTCGCGGCGACCGAGGGCGTCCGTGCGCTCGGGGTGTGGGGCGGGGACGGCACGGTCGGCGCCGTGGCCGGGGTGTGCGCCGCCGAGGGCCTGCCGCTCGCGGTCCTGGCGGGCGGCACCTTCAACCACTTCGCCCGGGACGTTGACGCGCTCGACGCCGAGCCCGTCGCCGAGGCCATCGCGTCCGGACACGCCATCCGGTGCGACTTGGGCCGGGTCGCGGTGATGCGCGGCAGCCGCGAGTCGCCCGAGGAGGCCGAGGCCGTCATGCTCAACACCGCGAGTGTGGGCATCTATCCGAACCTCGTCCGCCGGCGGGACCACATCATGCGGCGGCTCCCATGGCTGCCCAAGCGCGGCGCGGGGGCCCTCGCCGCGCTGCGCACCTTCGCGCTGGCGAGCCCCACAACCGTCGCGATCGACGGCACACGGCGCCACGTCTGGACCCTGTTCATCGGGCGTGGCCGCTACTGGCCGCGGGACCTCGCCCCGCTCGAGCGGCCGGTGGTGGACGACGGCGCCCTCGACCTCCGCGCCGTCAGCGCCCGGCCGCGCTTCGCCCGTCTCAGGCTCCTGGCCGCTCTCGCGACCGGGACGGTGGAGCGCAGCCCGGTGACCCAGGAATGGGTCGCCCGCTCGATCGCATTCGAGGCCTGTGACGAGCCGCTCGTGCTGGCCGTCGACGGGGAGGTGATCACCGGCGTCGTGCGCGCGGAGCTGCGCGTTGCACCGGGCGCGCTCACGGTCTACTCGCCCTCGGGCGGGCTGTAG
- a CDS encoding MFS transporter codes for MTTRIAGTSSSVRTAALAIFAIFATNGFIFASWAARIPAVTQTLGLSTGEMGGVLLVGAIGSLIALPLTGTVVDRIGLKAAVRLGGAFAVTAGAIIALGLLAHSVWVVAAGMVVFGAGVALWDVAQNIGGADVEHRLGRTIMPQFHAAFSGGAVLGALVGAGLSAAGVDLPLHLFGIIVVVLAIMVVVPRYFLAHDAAHSPDAEPSPDAAWSQSAGSPQDAVPATAAEPKAGALEAWRHPRTVLIGVVVLGATLTEGAGNDWISKGVVDGLGSSEAAGAGLFAVFVGAMTLARWFGGRVIDRVGRVVALRISMVSAAIGLTAYSLAGTYWLSAVGAVFWGLGAALAFPMGMSAAADDPRKAAARVSVVSTIGYIAFLAGPPFLGFLGDHLGLRHALLVILVPILVALALAGVTRKEAAPARAGD; via the coding sequence ATGACCACGCGCATCGCCGGCACCAGCAGCTCGGTCCGCACCGCCGCGCTTGCGATCTTCGCCATCTTCGCCACGAACGGCTTCATCTTCGCCTCGTGGGCCGCGCGCATCCCTGCCGTGACGCAGACGCTTGGGCTCTCCACAGGTGAGATGGGCGGTGTGCTCCTCGTGGGGGCCATCGGCTCGCTCATCGCGCTCCCTCTCACGGGTACGGTCGTGGACCGGATCGGCCTCAAGGCCGCGGTGCGCTTGGGGGGCGCGTTCGCGGTGACGGCGGGCGCGATCATTGCGCTGGGCCTCCTGGCTCACTCGGTGTGGGTGGTCGCCGCGGGGATGGTGGTGTTCGGCGCCGGAGTCGCCCTGTGGGACGTTGCACAGAACATCGGCGGGGCCGACGTCGAGCATCGCCTCGGCCGCACGATCATGCCCCAGTTCCACGCCGCGTTCAGCGGCGGCGCAGTGCTCGGGGCCCTCGTCGGCGCGGGGCTGAGCGCCGCGGGCGTGGACCTTCCGCTGCACCTCTTCGGCATCATCGTGGTGGTCCTGGCGATCATGGTGGTGGTGCCGCGCTACTTCCTCGCGCACGACGCCGCGCACTCGCCGGACGCCGAGCCCTCGCCGGACGCGGCGTGGTCGCAGAGCGCAGGTTCGCCGCAGGATGCGGTGCCCGCCACAGCGGCCGAGCCGAAGGCCGGCGCCCTCGAGGCCTGGCGCCACCCGCGCACGGTGCTCATCGGTGTCGTGGTCCTCGGCGCCACCTTGACCGAGGGCGCGGGGAACGACTGGATCTCCAAGGGCGTGGTGGACGGGCTCGGCTCGAGCGAGGCCGCCGGCGCCGGGCTCTTCGCGGTGTTCGTCGGCGCCATGACCTTGGCCCGCTGGTTCGGCGGCCGGGTGATCGACAGGGTGGGCCGCGTGGTTGCCCTGCGGATCAGCATGGTCTCCGCAGCCATAGGCCTCACGGCATATTCCCTGGCAGGCACCTATTGGCTCTCGGCCGTGGGTGCCGTGTTCTGGGGGCTCGGGGCCGCGCTCGCGTTCCCCATGGGCATGTCCGCCGCCGCTGATGATCCGCGCAAGGCCGCCGCCCGCGTCTCGGTCGTCTCCACCATCGGATACATCGCGTTCCTCGCCGGGCCGCCGTTCTTGGGCTTCCTCGGCGACCACCTTGGCCTGCGCCACGCCCTCCTCGTGATCCTCGTGCCCATCCTCGTGGCCCTCGCCCTGGCGGGCGTGACCCGCAAAGAGGCTGCGCCGGCCCGGGCGGGGGACTAG
- a CDS encoding penicillin-binding transpeptidase domain-containing protein produces the protein MGAGLTSCDDGRQAAAKQAAGQLALALAARDVGGVPMQGNEPAAAQTQLEAALKGLGDVKPAVTAGEPKVDGDRAAVVLSYHWKLAGQDWTYTTTAQLARDGDRWLTQWRPEMLAPRLAESEVLTVATQAPPRADILGAGDAKLVTARPVLHVGIDKTIVVKDLQADSAAKLAALVQADPAEYAKQVAAAGDKAFVEAITLRDEPGRTPTDDQIAAIPGAITVKDTMPLAPTRTFARPVLGVVGQATAEQVQNSGGAIQAGDTTGASGLQAQYDSQLRGQDGVTVYAQPADLTAEKLKTDPGARRTLFEKVPSPGTPLQTTIDSRLQQLAEDELADIKPASAIVAIRPSDGAVLAAASGAGGNGYNTAMLGQYAPGSIFKTVDSLALLRQGGTADTHVQCTETLTVDGRTFKNADGYPSSSLGDITLRDAYAHSCNTAFISLRDKLSQSQLESAATSLGVAVDAPRLGAPAFLGSVPGDATGTEHAASMIGQGKVLFSPLAAAVMAGSVAKGSPVSAQLVLNGPAQSTTPAGSPSAAASPSASGSSSAQPGAPLSAAEATVLQDMMRAVVTSGHAGFLADVPGAPVGAKTGTAEFGSDNPPKTHAWIIGTHGDLAVAVFLDEGGLGATVSGPLLKNFLVKAAG, from the coding sequence ATGGGCGCCGGGCTCACCTCCTGCGACGACGGACGCCAGGCCGCCGCGAAGCAGGCCGCCGGCCAGCTCGCCTTGGCCCTCGCCGCGCGCGACGTCGGCGGGGTGCCGATGCAGGGCAACGAGCCCGCCGCGGCCCAGACCCAGCTCGAGGCCGCCCTCAAGGGCCTCGGCGACGTGAAGCCCGCCGTCACCGCCGGTGAGCCGAAGGTCGACGGCGACAGGGCCGCCGTCGTGCTCAGCTACCACTGGAAGCTCGCCGGGCAGGACTGGACCTACACGACGACGGCGCAGCTCGCCCGGGACGGCGACCGCTGGCTCACGCAGTGGCGGCCGGAGATGCTCGCGCCGCGGCTGGCCGAGTCGGAGGTCCTCACGGTGGCGACCCAGGCCCCGCCTCGCGCGGACATCCTCGGCGCCGGGGACGCCAAGCTCGTCACGGCGCGGCCCGTGCTTCACGTGGGGATCGACAAGACGATCGTGGTGAAGGACCTGCAAGCGGACTCGGCCGCGAAGCTCGCCGCGCTCGTGCAGGCGGACCCCGCGGAGTACGCGAAGCAGGTCGCGGCGGCGGGGGACAAGGCGTTCGTCGAGGCGATCACGCTGCGCGACGAGCCCGGCCGCACCCCCACCGATGACCAGATCGCCGCCATCCCCGGCGCGATCACCGTCAAGGACACGATGCCGCTCGCTCCGACGCGCACGTTCGCCCGGCCGGTGCTGGGCGTGGTCGGGCAGGCCACCGCGGAGCAGGTCCAGAACTCCGGGGGCGCGATCCAGGCGGGGGACACGACCGGGGCGAGCGGTCTCCAGGCCCAGTACGACTCGCAGCTCCGCGGCCAGGACGGCGTCACGGTCTACGCGCAGCCGGCGGACCTCACGGCGGAGAAGCTCAAGACCGACCCCGGCGCGCGCCGCACGCTCTTCGAGAAGGTGCCCTCTCCCGGCACGCCGCTCCAGACCACCATCGACTCGCGCCTCCAGCAGCTCGCCGAGGACGAGCTTGCGGACATCAAGCCGGCCTCGGCGATCGTGGCGATCCGCCCGTCCGACGGCGCGGTGCTGGCCGCCGCGTCGGGGGCCGGCGGCAACGGGTACAACACCGCGATGCTGGGCCAGTACGCGCCCGGCTCGATCTTCAAGACCGTCGACTCGCTCGCGCTCCTGCGCCAGGGCGGCACCGCGGACACGCACGTGCAGTGCACCGAGACGCTCACCGTGGACGGGCGCACGTTCAAGAATGCGGACGGGTACCCGTCGTCCTCGCTCGGGGACATCACCCTCCGCGACGCGTACGCGCACTCCTGCAACACGGCGTTCATCTCGCTGCGGGACAAGCTCTCGCAGTCCCAGCTCGAGTCCGCGGCGACGTCCCTCGGCGTGGCCGTCGACGCCCCCCGCCTCGGTGCCCCCGCCTTCCTCGGCTCCGTCCCCGGCGACGCCACGGGCACCGAGCACGCCGCCTCGATGATCGGCCAGGGCAAGGTCCTCTTCTCGCCGCTCGCGGCGGCGGTCATGGCGGGCTCGGTTGCGAAGGGCTCGCCCGTCTCGGCGCAGCTCGTGCTCAACGGGCCGGCTCAAAGCACGACGCCGGCCGGCTCGCCCTCGGCGGCCGCGTCGCCGTCCGCGTCCGGGAGCTCCAGCGCCCAGCCCGGTGCGCCGCTCAGCGCCGCCGAGGCAACCGTGTTGCAGGACATGATGCGTGCCGTCGTGACGAGCGGGCACGCGGGCTTCCTCGCGGACGTTCCGGGCGCACCGGTCGGCGCGAAGACGGGGACGGCCGAGTTCGGCTCGGACAACCCGCCCAAGACCCATGCGTGGATCATCGGCACGCACGGCGACCTCGCCGTGGCGGTCTTCCTCGACGAGGGCGGCCTCGGGGCGACCGTCTCGGGCCCGCTGCTGAAGAACTTCCTCGTGAAGGCGGCGGGCTGA
- a CDS encoding GNAT family N-acetyltransferase, whose translation MDPQAAEVRPALTTRPATAADWPRIRDIYAAGIEPGDATFESAPPATWEEFSARKEFVLVAEEGRENTSAEAARVVGWAGAGRVSAREVYRGVVEHSLYVDPAAGGRGVGSLLMRALLDECRARGMWTVQATVFPENVPSLALHRKFGFREVGRRERIALMGHGPLAGSWRDTVLLELRL comes from the coding sequence ATGGATCCCCAAGCGGCTGAGGTCAGGCCGGCCCTGACCACGCGCCCTGCCACCGCCGCAGACTGGCCTCGCATCCGCGACATCTACGCGGCCGGGATCGAGCCCGGCGACGCGACGTTCGAGTCGGCGCCTCCGGCCACTTGGGAGGAGTTCTCCGCGCGCAAGGAGTTCGTGCTCGTGGCCGAGGAAGGACGCGAGAACACCTCCGCCGAGGCAGCGCGCGTCGTCGGCTGGGCCGGTGCGGGCCGCGTGTCTGCGCGGGAGGTGTACCGCGGCGTCGTCGAGCACTCGCTCTACGTGGACCCGGCGGCGGGCGGCCGCGGCGTCGGGAGCCTTCTCATGCGGGCCCTCCTCGACGAGTGCCGTGCCCGCGGGATGTGGACGGTCCAGGCCACGGTGTTCCCCGAGAACGTCCCGAGTCTGGCACTGCACCGCAAGTTCGGCTTCCGCGAGGTGGGCCGGCGCGAGCGGATCGCGCTCATGGGCCACGGGCCGCTCGCGGGGTCATGGCGGGACACCGTGCTGCTCGAACTCAGGCTGTGA
- a CDS encoding ABC-F family ATP-binding cassette domain-containing protein, whose protein sequence is MAHLDLSGIDYVLSDGTPLLNGVTFKVPEGSKTALIGPNGTGKTTLFKIIAGDLTPDEGVVGRSGSMGVMRQFIGHVRDESTVRDLLLGAAPRDVAAAGRALDAAELAMMEDDGEATQMAYAHAIAEWGDAGGYEWETVWDEVTMAALGVPFERAQHRAASSLSGGEQKRLVLEALFAGPDDLLLLDEPDNYLDVPGKRWLEDTLNASRKTVFFISHDRELLNNAAERIVTLEPGINGAGAWVHGGGFASYVEARAERNARFEELRKRWDEEHAKLKELVTMYKTKAAFRSDMANRYHAAQTRLEKFLVAGPPEALPVEQNVKMRLRGGRTGKRAVVAERLELTGLMKPFDAEIWFGDRVAVLGSNGSGKSHFLRLLALGGTDPEREHLPVSDVVIAPVPHEGTVKLGARIRPGYFAQTHSRADLAGRTLLEILHRGDEHRSGLAREAAAGALDGYGLAGQSEQKYESLSGGQQARFQILLLQLSGATLLLLDEPTDNLDLHSGEALERAIDAFEGTVLAVTHDRWFAKSFDRFLVFGSDGTVREASEPVWDEGRVDRAR, encoded by the coding sequence GTGGCCCACCTCGACCTCTCCGGCATCGACTACGTCCTCTCCGACGGCACCCCGCTCCTGAACGGCGTCACGTTCAAGGTCCCCGAGGGTTCCAAGACGGCCCTCATCGGCCCCAACGGCACCGGCAAGACGACGCTGTTCAAGATCATCGCCGGCGACCTCACCCCGGATGAGGGCGTTGTCGGCCGCTCTGGTTCGATGGGCGTGATGCGGCAGTTCATCGGCCATGTCCGGGACGAGTCGACGGTGCGGGACCTCCTCTTGGGTGCCGCGCCGCGTGATGTCGCTGCCGCCGGCCGCGCGCTCGACGCCGCCGAGCTGGCCATGATGGAGGACGACGGCGAGGCCACCCAGATGGCCTACGCCCACGCCATCGCCGAGTGGGGCGACGCCGGCGGGTACGAGTGGGAGACAGTGTGGGACGAGGTCACGATGGCCGCGCTCGGGGTGCCGTTCGAGCGCGCACAGCACCGGGCGGCGTCGTCCCTCTCGGGCGGCGAGCAGAAGCGCCTGGTGCTCGAGGCGCTGTTCGCCGGCCCCGACGACCTCCTGCTTCTCGACGAGCCGGACAACTACCTCGACGTGCCGGGCAAGCGCTGGCTTGAGGACACCCTCAACGCCTCCCGCAAGACGGTGTTCTTCATCAGCCACGACCGCGAGCTCCTCAACAACGCCGCCGAGCGCATCGTCACGCTCGAGCCCGGCATCAACGGCGCGGGAGCGTGGGTCCATGGCGGCGGATTCGCCTCCTACGTCGAAGCGCGGGCCGAGCGCAACGCGCGGTTCGAGGAGCTGCGCAAGCGCTGGGACGAGGAGCACGCGAAGCTCAAGGAACTCGTGACCATGTACAAGACGAAGGCCGCGTTCCGGTCCGACATGGCGAACCGGTACCACGCCGCCCAAACCCGGCTCGAGAAGTTCCTCGTCGCCGGGCCGCCCGAGGCGCTCCCTGTCGAGCAGAACGTCAAGATGCGGCTGCGGGGAGGGCGGACGGGCAAGCGCGCCGTCGTGGCCGAGAGGCTCGAGCTCACGGGGCTCATGAAGCCGTTCGACGCCGAGATCTGGTTTGGCGACCGCGTCGCCGTCCTCGGGTCCAACGGATCGGGGAAGAGCCACTTCCTCCGGCTCCTCGCGCTCGGCGGCACCGACCCGGAGCGCGAGCACCTGCCAGTCTCCGACGTCGTGATCGCGCCGGTCCCGCACGAGGGGACTGTCAAGCTCGGTGCCAGGATCCGGCCAGGGTATTTCGCCCAGACCCACTCCCGGGCGGACCTCGCCGGTCGGACGCTCCTTGAGATCCTGCACCGCGGCGACGAGCACCGCTCCGGTCTGGCCCGCGAGGCGGCGGCCGGCGCGCTGGACGGGTACGGGCTCGCGGGGCAGTCGGAGCAGAAGTACGAGTCCCTCTCGGGTGGCCAGCAGGCCCGCTTCCAGATCCTCCTGCTCCAGCTCTCCGGCGCCACGCTCCTTCTCCTCGACGAGCCGACGGACAACCTCGACCTGCACTCGGGCGAGGCGCTCGAGCGGGCGATCGACGCCTTCGAGGGGACCGTCCTCGCAGTGACCCACGACCGGTGGTTCGCCAAGTCCTTCGACCGGTTCCTCGTGTTCGGCTCCGACGGCACGGTCCGAGAGGCGTCCGAGCCCGTGTGGGACGAGGGGCGCGTGGACCGCGCGCGGTAG